In the bacterium genome, one interval contains:
- a CDS encoding DMT family transporter, with protein MKASSQNRSVAALAAGAAIVSFTGPIVRVLAVAPTVTAFYRMVFGGAILLIIVLFARERLRLDRASILLAAAAALSFAFDMTMWNRSIRLVGPGLATILVGCQVFPMAGIGLAFYKEKLTWRLALSVPLAIFGLAMIVGVDWRLGSAGFRHGVLFGLGSACCYTGYLVALRRLQHGAGLGGRVANMATVSVCCAAFLGIIAFVQRERFAIPNAPSLGLLVSLGVIGQVLAWVLMSGGLPRVRRSLAGLTLLLQPVLASIWDVLFFKHPVTILQGAGAVVTLGAIYLGTIAGPGEVE; from the coding sequence ATGAAAGCCAGCAGTCAGAATCGGTCCGTTGCCGCACTCGCCGCGGGCGCGGCGATTGTCAGCTTCACCGGGCCAATAGTGCGGGTGCTGGCGGTAGCGCCGACTGTCACGGCCTTCTACCGAATGGTCTTCGGCGGCGCGATTCTGCTCATCATCGTTCTCTTCGCGCGTGAGCGACTAAGGCTGGACCGTGCCTCAATCCTGCTTGCTGCGGCCGCGGCGCTGTCTTTCGCATTTGATATGACCATGTGGAACCGGAGCATTCGCCTCGTTGGTCCAGGTCTTGCGACCATTCTCGTAGGCTGCCAGGTGTTTCCGATGGCAGGGATTGGGCTTGCCTTCTACAAGGAGAAGCTGACGTGGCGGTTGGCTCTGTCGGTGCCGTTGGCAATTTTCGGCCTAGCGATGATAGTCGGCGTTGACTGGCGACTCGGCAGCGCCGGATTTCGCCATGGTGTCTTGTTCGGACTCGGCAGCGCCTGCTGCTACACCGGCTACCTGGTCGCCTTGCGTCGGCTACAGCATGGAGCCGGCTTGGGCGGGCGGGTGGCGAACATGGCGACCGTGTCGGTCTGCTGTGCCGCATTCCTTGGCATCATCGCGTTTGTCCAGCGAGAGAGGTTTGCGATACCGAACGCGCCGAGCCTCGGCCTGCTCGTGTCATTGGGCGTCATCGGGCAGGTCCTCGCCTGGGTGCTGATGTCCGGCGGGCTGCCGCGAGTGCGCCGCTCGCTTGCGGGCCTCACCTTGCTTCTGCAACCGGTGCTTGCATCGATCTGGGACGTGCTCTTCTTCAAGCATCCCGTGACCATCCTGCAAGGCGCGGGAGCAGTTGTGACGCTGGGCGCCATCTATCTTGGAACCATCGCCGGTCCGGGCGAGGTCGAGTAG
- a CDS encoding asparaginase, producing MTAAAQHSYDPGNRGSGVLVVYTGGTIGSMPRDPQDPKSPLVVVDWAEFRRRTSSLSPQLADGSTNPRYIGFNVDGASLEPLDSCNIGPDYWVELARVIEESYDRYEGFVVLHGTDTMVYTASALSLMLEGLAKPVVLTGAQRPHLANVRNDALQNLLTSLLIANPRHSGLPAVPEVSIFFHEALLRGNRSRKVTSSGFEAFQSPNYPPLAAAGESIVVDRRVLRTPGSHLHLRSHIEPNVASVIFFPGIQEASILQDVLSDPKLKGVVLMTYGAGTVPSDARVLDPIAAAVKRGVVAIAVTQCGGGRVELERYEASTRLLEAGVVSGRDITPETALVKLMVLLGDKNLTPTDVRRLLSKDLAGELTVS from the coding sequence ATGACCGCCGCAGCGCAGCATAGCTATGACCCAGGTAACCGCGGCTCGGGCGTGCTTGTCGTCTACACCGGCGGCACCATCGGCTCGATGCCCCGCGACCCGCAAGACCCGAAAAGCCCGCTCGTGGTCGTGGACTGGGCCGAGTTCCGCCGCCGTACCTCGTCGCTCTCCCCGCAACTCGCGGACGGCAGCACCAACCCGCGCTACATCGGGTTCAACGTCGACGGTGCGAGCCTCGAGCCGCTCGACTCGTGCAACATCGGCCCCGACTACTGGGTCGAGTTGGCGCGCGTCATCGAAGAAAGCTACGACCGTTATGAAGGCTTCGTCGTGCTCCACGGCACCGACACCATGGTCTACACTGCCTCGGCGCTCAGCCTCATGCTCGAAGGTCTGGCCAAGCCGGTCGTCCTGACCGGGGCCCAGCGCCCGCACCTCGCCAACGTCCGCAATGACGCGCTGCAGAACCTCCTGACCTCGCTGCTCATCGCCAACCCGAGACACTCCGGCCTTCCGGCCGTGCCCGAGGTCTCGATCTTCTTCCACGAGGCGCTGCTTCGCGGCAACCGCAGCCGCAAAGTGACGTCGTCCGGATTCGAAGCGTTCCAGTCGCCCAACTACCCGCCGCTGGCCGCGGCCGGCGAGAGCATTGTGGTCGACCGACGTGTCCTGCGGACGCCTGGCTCGCACCTTCACCTGCGCAGCCACATCGAGCCCAACGTCGCCTCGGTCATCTTCTTCCCCGGCATCCAGGAAGCGTCGATTCTGCAGGACGTGCTCTCTGACCCGAAGCTCAAGGGTGTGGTCCTCATGACCTATGGTGCGGGCACGGTCCCGTCCGATGCGCGTGTGCTTGACCCGATTGCGGCCGCAGTGAAGCGCGGGGTCGTGGCGATTGCTGTCACTCAGTGTGGCGGCGGACGCGTGGAACTGGAACGCTACGAAGCAAGCACCCGCCTGCTTGAGGCCGGAGTCGTGTCCGGCCGTGATATTACGCCCGAGACCGCGCTGGTGAAACTCATGGTCCTGCTCGGCGACAAGAATCTCACGCCAACCGATGTACGGCGACTTCTCAGCAAGGATCTCGCCGGCGAACTGACTGTCAGCTAG
- a CDS encoding DUF4886 domain-containing protein, with amino-acid sequence MRIYVHRCSSAVGTFRTARLDEGPFAPDNHLEMVRLRVVALVIALAALAQADDSLRVLFIGNSLTYVNDLPGLFAGLSEAGGKPVRTDASTFGGYSLEDHTKTQATLDKIAQDSWSFVVLQEQSIIPTIPYWRYNSMYPASRRLDSLIKLQGAKTAFYMTWGYKYGGQHNYGDSLSPDFQDYFEMQESLRVAYEGIAKELSSTLVPVGMAFARARHTDSLVDLWQVDSCHPMLEGTYLGACVFYAVLYESNPVGLQFYGGLDSATARFCQEMAWQTVSGIADAPGAARQRVGSGAFALQSLPAGMTVYNQAGANVTARATALPRGVYFLREGHQDASHKPQAVRKVVVVR; translated from the coding sequence ATGCGCATCTATGTCCATCGGTGTTCATCCGCGGTTGGTACCTTCCGCACGGCGCGGCTTGACGAGGGGCCGTTCGCACCCGACAATCATCTTGAAATGGTCCGCCTGCGCGTTGTAGCTCTCGTCATTGCTCTGGCCGCGCTGGCTCAGGCCGATGACTCCCTGCGCGTGCTCTTCATCGGCAACAGCCTCACCTACGTGAACGACCTTCCCGGGCTCTTTGCGGGACTGTCCGAGGCAGGCGGCAAGCCGGTGCGGACCGATGCCAGCACATTCGGCGGCTACTCGCTTGAGGACCACACGAAGACGCAGGCAACGCTCGACAAGATTGCGCAGGACTCGTGGTCCTTCGTCGTGTTGCAGGAGCAGAGCATCATTCCGACAATCCCCTACTGGCGATACAACAGCATGTACCCGGCTTCCCGCCGGCTCGACTCGCTCATCAAGCTCCAGGGCGCGAAGACCGCCTTCTATATGACGTGGGGCTACAAGTACGGCGGTCAGCATAACTACGGTGATTCCTTGAGTCCTGACTTCCAAGACTACTTCGAGATGCAGGAGAGCCTGCGGGTTGCGTACGAGGGGATTGCGAAGGAACTGTCGTCCACCTTGGTGCCGGTCGGAATGGCGTTCGCCCGGGCGCGTCACACCGACTCGCTCGTCGACTTGTGGCAGGTTGACTCCTGTCACCCAATGCTCGAGGGCACCTACCTCGGGGCGTGCGTGTTCTACGCGGTACTGTATGAGTCGAACCCGGTTGGCCTGCAGTTCTACGGAGGTCTGGATTCAGCGACGGCGCGGTTCTGCCAGGAGATGGCGTGGCAAACCGTGTCGGGCATAGCTGACGCGCCGGGGGCCGCGCGACAGCGGGTCGGGTCAGGTGCGTTCGCGCTGCAATCTCTGCCCGCAGGGATGACCGTGTACAACCAGGCGGGAGCGAACGTCACGGCGAGGGCTACAGCTCTGCCGCGCGGGGTCTACTTCCTGCGAGAAGGGCATCAAGACGCAAGCCACAAGCCGCAAGCCGTTCGCAAGGTCGTCGTTGTCCGCTAG